CGAGGGGCAGCTTTTAGAGAGTGATGACGCGGAGGTTACGCAGCTTTCTGGAGGGTTTACGGTTTTCGACAAACGCTTTAATATCGGATTTATCGCGGTGGAAAATTTGCCCAAGGAAGCCCCAGATCGTAGTTACCATGTGTGGGCCAGAACAAGTGAGTCCGAAACGCCGGTGCGGGCTGGGACATTGCCCATTGGAGAAGAGTCAAGAGGCCTATTCTTCTTTGATCTGACTCAGCTTCCCCAAGGAGCCAACGTCGACTCGCTTAGCTTTTTCGTAACGGAGGAGAAGGAAGAATCGCCAAGCAGTCCGAGTAAGATGGTCGTCCTCAAGGACGTCTAGCGAAACGGCAAAGCGACTTTCATTTGCTTATCTGAAGTCCACCCTCGGTAAAGTTGCCGGCGACAATTGCGCGCCTCATCGCTTTCGTTCCGTGAGCGTGCTTGAAAAAAAAATGCTGGGTCCTAAGTTCCGCTGCACATGATGCGTGGAGGACCCATTTTTCTACTCTCCTTAAGTTTCGGCCTCATCCTGAGTGGTTGCTCAGTTAAGAAGTTGGCTATGAACCAGCTGGGGGATGCTCTTTCTGGAGGCGGAGATGTTTTTTCGTCTGATAACGACCCGGAACTCGTGGGGGATGCCTTGCCGTTCAGTCTGAAACTAATGGAAAGCGTTTTAGCCGGAACGCCGGAGCACACAGGGCTTTTGACGTCATTAACCAGTGGATTCACGCAGTACGCCTACGGCTGGGTTCAACTTGAGGCCGACGAAATCGAAGACGATGACTACGATCGGGCTGTCGAGCTTCGGGAGCGTGCGATCAAGCTCTATGAACGCGCCAATGCCTATGGCTTGCGAGCTCTGGAAATAGAGTATCCCGGCTTCGAGACCGGTCTGCGCAGCGATGCGCATAAAATTCTCTCCAAGACCAAAGCTCAGGATGTGGAGCTGCTCTACTGGACGGCCTTGGCTTGGGGTGGGGCGATTTCTCTCTCTCTCGATAACATGGATCTCGTGGGAGATCTCGCCTACGTGGAGGCGATCATGGAGAGATGCCTTGAGCTCGATCCGGATTGGGAGATGGGCTCGATTCAGACCTTTTTCGTGACCTACGAAATGAGTCGAATGAACGGGGAGGGGGATCCGGTGGAGAATGCGACCCGCTACTATCGCCGAGCCTTGGAGCTGTCGGATGGCCAACTTGCCGCGATTTATGTTGGGTATGCGGAATCCGTAGCGGTGGAAACGCAAGACAAGGAGCTTTTTCTCGATCTGTTGAACAAGGCTTTGGCTATCGACGTGGACGAAAATCCATCTCTTCGCCTCAATAATCTCCTCTATCAGCGACGTGCCGAGTGGCTGCTTACCCGACTCGATTGGCTCTTTCTTTAGCCTGTCCCCGGTAAGTCGAAAGGAGACAATTGCGTAATGTATGAAACGTTTCCGATTCCTTCTTGTATAAATTATTGAAGAGATCGGGCCCTTTGTCCGTCTTACCTGACGACGAGCTAACAACCCCTTCGTAAGATGACTGTATTTTCTAAGATTTCCCGAATTCTGGCCCTTGGCGCTGTCGCTATGGCTGCCTTTTCTATTGCGCCCGACGTTGATGCTCGGCGCCAGAATCTGCGCTTGAGCACTTTGGTCCCTAAGGATTCTTCCTTTGACAAATCGCTCCGCAAGATGGGGCAGGAGTGGAAGCAGGAGACTGGCGGAGACGTGAATCTTATCCTTTTCGCCGGAGGTGTGCAGGGTGGTGAGACAGCCATGATTGATCGCATGCGTGTCAATCAGCTGCAGGCGGCTCTCATTTCGGGAGTAGGTTTGTCCGACATCGACCCAGGCGTAGCGGGCCTTCAGCAGATCCCCATGATGTTTCACACCTACGAGGAGCTGGAGTATGTCATGGAGCATCTCGGCCCTAAGCTTGAGGAAAGAATCAGAGCTAAAGGTTTTGTGGTACTCAGCTGGGTGGATTCCGGTTGGGTGAAGATCTTCAGCAAAAACGAACTCGCCACGCCGGAAGATATGAAAAACGGCAAGCTCTACACTTGGGCGGGCGATAATCGCCAGACCGACTTGCTAAAGAACATGGGGTTCCGCCCGGTCCCGATCGATGCTACAGAAGTGACCTCTAGCTTGCAGACGGGGCTTGTAGACATCGTACCGCTTCCTCCATTTTTTGCCTTGGCCACCCAGAGCTACCGTCCAGCTCCTTACATGCTCGACATTCGCTACACGCCAATTGTGGGCGCAATCGTGGTCTCCGAAAAAGCTTGGGATCGAATCGATGAGGAAGATCAAGAGAGCATGATGGAGATTGCCCGTCGTTACGGTCGTGAAATGACTTTGGCGGGTCGCGCCGAAAACGAAGAGGCGATCACTGTGATGAAGGAAAAGTGGGGTCTGCAGATTCGCGAATCCGACCAAGAGGTGACCGATGCTTGGGAAGCGGCCTCTGAAGAAGCCTACTCGCTGATCCGGGACAATACCGTACCGGCCGACATTTTCGACGAGGTGGTTCGCTTGCTCGAAGAATACCGAGCCCAGCAAGGATCGGAGTAGCCCGTAACTAACTTTGATATATAAAAAAGCTCCCGAATCACGGGAGCTTTTTTGTGCCCAGTTTGCTACCAGGCAGGGTCGTTTTAAAAACGTGAGTCGATTATTCTTCGTCAAGAATTCCCTCTGCGAAGTCAGCGGAGTGGAAAACGTTTTGCACGTCGTCCAGATCGTCCAAGGCGTCAATGAGGTTCATGATAGACTTGGCGTCTGAGGCATCGGAAATGGGAGTGAGTGTCTCTGGAAGGTAGGCTAGCTCGGAACTTTCCACTTCGATACCCGCTTCGGACAAGGCCTGGCTGACGGAATCGTATTCGGTGATCGGAGCTAAGACTTCGTAGCCTTCGGCTTCGGTCTTGATATCCTCAGCACCTGCTTCCAGGGCGATGTCCATGAGCTTCTCTTCGTCGACCTGATCCTTGGAAATGAGGAATTGTCCGCAGCGGTTGAACATGAAGGCGACTGCATTGGCTCCGGCTAGGTTTCCTCCACGCTTGGTGAAAGTGGATCGGATTTCGGATGCGGCTCGGTTTTTATTGTCGGTGGTTACTTCGACGATAACTGCGACCCCGTTGGGCGCGTAACCTTCGTAAACGAATTCTTCGTAAACGACACCCGGAAGCTCGCCGGTTCCTTTTTTGATGGCACGATCGATATTGTCCGAAGGCATGTTTTCCGCACGGGCCTTGAGTAGCACGGTGCGGAGCTTCGGGTTCATATCGGGATCTCCTCCTCCGTTTTTAGCGGCGAGGGTGATGTCCTTGGAGATGCGGCTGAAGATCTTGCCGCGCTTTGCGTCAGCGGCGCCCTTCTTGTGCTTGATGGTAGACCATTTACTATGTCCAGACATGGCGTGTAGTCGTTTGGGTTATCGAGGTTAAGTTATGTTTGTTTGGCAGTCCTATTTCTTGCGGCGTCGCTTCTTTTGGTCTCCGCCTTCGATCGCTTTTTTCAGCGCGGGAGGAAGCTGGACTTCGAAATCATCGCCTCCGCGTTTGACCAGCCACTGTTGACCGATGGTGAAGACGTTGCTCACAGTCCAGTAGAGGACCAATCCTGAGGAGAAAGTGTAGGTGAATGGGAAGAAGATGAAAGGCATGAATTTCATCATCTTTGCTTGGGCGTTGTCGACCGAGGGTGTTGGCATGGTCCACATCTGGTAGGCGAGGGTGGCTACCCAAACGAAAGGAAGGATGTTGAGGGCGAAATCGCCGAGGATCGGCATGTTCGGTATGACCGCTACGGTGTCTGGCTTGGAGAGATCGGAGATCCAGAGGAAGTCGGCGAAGCGAAGTTCCGCAGCGCTTCGCAGCATGTAGAACAGAGCGAAGAAGATCGGAATCTGCAGCAACATCGGCAAGCAGCCGGCGACAGGGTTGATCTTGTTGAGCTTGTACAGCTCCATCATCATCATTTGCTGCTTCTGCTGGTCGTCAGGAAACTTTTCCTTCATGGCTTTCATCGGCTCCTGCAATTTCGACATCTTGCGCATGGATTTCATGCTCATCAGAGTGATGGGGAGCAGGGTGCCGCGGACGATCACGGTGAGGAGGATGATCGCTACGCCCCAGTTTCCGACCACGCTGTGCACAGCGTTCATGATCATGAGGAGGATCTTGGATATGAATCCGAAGAATCCGAATTGCATGGCTTGCTCTTGGCCTTCGCCCAACTGGGAGATGCGGCCGTGTTCCTTAGGCCCCGCGTAGAAGTCGAAGTGCTTGGTGACGCTTTCACCGGCGGCCAGTGTCATGGCGGGCAGCTTGATGTCGCCGGTTAGGCCAGTCTTAGGTGCGTCTTCATCAATCTCGTTCGGGAAGTCGACTGGGCGAGCTATGTAGCCAGCGGCTGGTTCTTCCGGCGTGATTAGCGTGATGAAGAACTGGTTTTTAACGGAGGCCCAAACGACGGTGTCGCTCACTTGTTCCATATCCTTGGGCGCCTTTTTGAAGCCAGGAATACCACCGCCCATGAAGTCGCTCTGCTTAGTAAATTCGACGTCTTCCCCGTTGGAGTAGCCGAAGGTTTGCAGGAGACGATCCTGCATTCCCGAAGGGGCTACGGTGCCGATATTGACCAGAAGCTCACCCAAAGGCAGGGCTCCGTCTGTGAGATTTCGAATCTCTAGATCGTGGGAAATGGTGAATGGGGCTGGGCCATCTGCTTCTTGTGAAATCGTGTAGGTGCGAGTGACTTCTAGCTGGTCGGCGATCACTCCGCGGAAAGTTACTGAGTCGGGTAGCAAGGAAGGCACTTGTTTGAAGGCTACATCCTTCGCGTCCCCGAGGTAAGTGCTCAGATTCAAAGCGGGCGAGTAGCGCAAGTGGTTCATCACGTACGGCTCGTCGCTATCCAGGGATTTGCGGTCCTTTTTGAGGACGATTTCTTTGATTGCTCCGCCGAAATTGGTGAAGCGAACCTCTACGTACTCGTTTTCTAAAGAAACGATAGTCTCGCCGGTTTTCTCGCCATCGGTTTCCACCTGAGCGTGACCGCTCACGATCGCGGGAGCTGCCGGGGCAGCCGACGAGTCGGATTGAGTTGCTGGGATAGGTCCAGTACCGTCTGCGGCGATTGTTTGGGCTGCTTCTTCTGCCGCTGCTTGCTGTGCCGCTTGCTCTTGCAAGGCCTGCTCTTGGCGTTGCTGAGAGGTTTTGAACATGAGAATCGTGCCTACGATCAGCAGGGAGATCCCGATTATAGTGTTCTTTTTATCCATCGATATGTCTTGGGAAATTCGTTTTTCCGACGGTCGCTCCGTCGAGGGAAAGCGCCCATAAAAGGCTCGCTCCCAGTGCTAGCAAGCTATTCCTCCTCTTCTGCCGCGTCCTTGCTGTTTGTAGACGTTTTTAGAAGGCCTCTGTACTTCAAGGCGTGAAGAAATCGTTGTTCGAGATCCTGGTAGTTGGCTAAGCCGGCTGGGAATCTGAGGCTGAGTACAATGTCGGCCTCGGATCGGATTTGGTGCTGATGCAGGCGGAACAGCTCTTTGAAGCGTCGCTTGATCTTGTTGCGCGTGACAGAGTTGCCAACTCGTCTGGCGGCGGAGATGCCGATACGCGGACACAAAACATCCGCAACTTCTGGAGTGCGGATGCGGGAAAATAGGGCGAAGTACTGGCAGCGGTAGGGCTTGCCAATACTACGAATTTGTAGGAAGTCGGCATTGCGACACAAGCGGCTAGTAGGACGGAGCTGAAATCTCCTGACCATGGTCGAGCCGATTGGGGCGCAAGGCGCCGAGCTTATGCGACTGAGAGGCGTGCGCGGCCCTTCTTGCGGCGGGCTGTGATGACGGCACGTCCACCGCGGGTGGCCATGCGGGCACGGAAGCCGATCTTGCGTACTCTCTTGAGGCGATGTGGTCTAAATGTAGGTCTCATGACGTGAAAATTAGAAAAAGAGCGAGAAAATGGGAGGACCTCCGTGGCGCTGTCAAGCTCGGAAGCCCTAAATTTCCCACAGCATTCGAATGTTCACGGAGGAATGGCTCTTGTTTCCCTCAGTCCAGACCTGCTTTTTTACGGAGGATGGCTCGGGTCGCTTTGGCGGATTCTTTGAGGTCCTTTTCTTCCCAGGGGCCGGTGTCGCTGGCGCTCGGGTAAAGGAAGGAGCAGGTTTCATCTTTGTCGGCCACAGACCAAGTGATCCAGCTGAGTTTGTTTTTCTCCGCCCAATCTTGCCAGATTTGCCAGGCTTCATAGTCCATGGGGCCGTCACCGGAGGCTTCCATGCCGGCCGACTCTGATATGAAGATGGGCGCACCCTTGCTAAGCGCGTAGTCGCCACGTTCGCGAAGGTAATCGCCATGGGTCGCTGCGTAATAGTGCAGCGTGTACATGATGTTGCTAACTCCCTTGATTTGGTCGTCTGCTACGATGTGAAGGTCCTGATCCCAGTGCGGGTTCCCGACTAGGATTATATTATCCGGATCATGTTCTCGGATGACCTCGATGACCTCTTTGGCGTAGGCTTTCAGCTCAGTCCATGAATCGTCGATTGGCTCGTTGTAGATCTCGTAGATGACATTTGGCTGGTCTCCATATTTGGCGGCCATGTCACCGAAAAAGGTTTTCGCCAGCTCCAGCTCCAAATGGTGACTGTGGAAATCGATGATGACGTAGATTCCGCTCTCGATGGCTCCATCTACCACTTTGGAGATGATTTCGACGGCCTTCTCTGGCTCGGCGTTGTAGGTTAGCTCCGGCTCGTCGTAATGCAGGCCCATGGCGGCCCGCACCACGTCGACGCCCCAATCGTCGGCTAACCATTTGACGCTCTCCTTGTTATAGAAGCGGGGCCACCAGTTGTGCCATCCGTAGCTGACTCCGCGGAGAACCACTGCTTCGCCCGCCTCGTTGACTAGCTGTGTGCCCTCCACGCTAAGCTGGCTTACGGTAGAAGGCGCTGTTTCAGCGTCTGAATCGATCGTTTCAGTCTGCTCGCAGGCAGTGGTGAATAGGAGGATGGCGCTAAGGAGTGCGGTAGCGGTCTTTGTCATTTTCCAGGGTTTTTGGGTTGGAAAGCTCTTTGCGGAGCCAAGTGATCTTGGCTCCACAAGCTATGACTTCGGCCGCATCGCTCTAGCCTAGAGGATGGCCTCGTTTCTCTTACTAAAGAGAGTCGATCGGTTTGGATAGGCTGACCGCTCCTCGGATTTGGCCCAATGAGTAGCCGGTTCCACTGTCGTTGGGATAGAAGCTTTTCAACGCTTCACTAACCTCTGGAGCTATCTCTGTACCGTGGCATTTTAGACAGAGTTGCTCGACGGGTTGAGCTTTCATGAAGCGGAACTCTCCGTTTACTACGCTCGACACTGCGAGCTTATCGGTGCCGTCATTGTTGGCCTGCCGCTCGGCGAGTTGATGCAGCATTTCGGTCTCCCAAGCATCTGGCTTCGCTGCGGGATTGCGAGGTTGCAGGCTGACGCGGTGGACAGTCCAGCCAGTCGATTCGGAAAGGCTGGCAGCGATGGCGGGGGCTTGCTGGGAGCAGACCTCGATGGTGGCGACTGGCCCGCTCGCTTCCATGTTTTGCTTAAGAATCGGTTTCAAGGTTCCTGCGAATTGCTTGACGATGCCGACTGCTTCCTCGGTCAGCTCTTTCTCGCTTGGTTCGGAATAAGAGCAGCTGACTGCTAAGAGGGCCAAGGTGGAGAGGGCGATTTTCTGTCGGGTCATTTTTCTTCAGTTTCCGAATGGATTAGGACGAGGCGTTTGGTCGGTTGATGGTGGGAGAATGGGGAGGGCAAAGCTTGGTTGATCACCAGTTAGGCTTTTTAGATAGGCAACGATTTGCTCAGTTTCCTCTGGGGAGAAGGTGCGACCGAGTTGAAGACGACCCATGACGTCTACTGCTTCTGCCAAAGTCTCGGCCTCGCCGTCGTGGAAGTAGGGGTAGGTAAGCTCCACGTTTCTGAGGGTGGGGACTTTGAACTTGAATCGGTCGGCGTCGATTCCAGTTAGGCCAGCCAATCCCTCTGCGGCATTTTCGGTTTCGTAGGGAGCGACGAGTCCCATCTTCTGGAAGGAGTTGCCGCCCATGGCGGGACCATTATGGCAAGCGATACAGCCGCTTAGCTTGAAGAGCTCATAGCCGGCGAGCTCTTTGGCTGAGAGGGCGTCATCGTCGCCAAGCAGCCATTGGTCGAATGGGGAGTTCGGAGTTACCAGTGTCTTTTCGAATTCCGCGATCGCCTCGGTTACCTTGTCGATATCCACCGCCGGGGAGCCGAAGACCAGTTCGAATTCGCGAACGTATCCGGGGATGCCTTCCAGAGTGGAAATGGCTAGTTCATGGGTGAAGCCCATTTCGGAGGGATTGGCGATGGGGCCGCCCGCCTGCTCTTTTAGGTCGGCTGCCCGGCCATCCCAAAATTGGGCGATGTTCAAGCTGCTGTTTAAGACGGTCGGCGCGTTGATGGGGCCTTGGGCCCAGCCGTGACCGATCGATGTTTTGAGATTGTCGGTCCCTCCCATGCTCAGGTTGTGGCAGGAATTGCAGGAGATGAAACCGGATTTGGAGAGTCTTGGGTCGAAGTAGAGTTTCTTGCCCAGCTCCGATTTGGCTAGATTGATCTCTTGCGGCGGGGCGATTGGCTGGATCGGCTCTCCGGGACGGGAGGCTTCGGCTTGGAAGCCGGCGTAAAGGAGAAGGGCGGGTATCAACAGTCGGTTTAGTTTCATTTTTCTAGGGTCCTAAGTTTAATCGTAAAAATACGATATTCATTCCCAAGAGGTGTTAATCTGCAAGGCGTAGCCGACTTCTCGAGGGAGTTAGAAGATGCGTGAATCAATGTATTAGCGTTTTCTAATAGATTCTTGTTTGGAGGCTGAATCCCTTTGACCGAGCTGTTTAATCGTATAACTGCGATTATACAAATGACCGCCGCCAAAACAGAACTTTTCACCGACAAGCAAGTAGAGCTTTCGAAGTTTGCCAGATCGCTGAGCCACCCGGCTCGGATTGCGATTGTAAGCCTACTCCAGGAATTTGATCAGCTGACCTGTAATCAAATTGTGGAGCGACTTCCGCTGGCGCAGGCCACTGTTTCGCAGCACCTGAAGGCCTTGCGTGAAGCAGGTCTCGTCACTGGCGCCAATTGCGGAACTCAGGTTTGCTACTCGCTGGTGCCAGATCAGATCAGAGATTTCTGCCGGGAATTCCGACAGATGCTAGGGCAGTCATAAGTTATTAACCGATAAATACATAATAGAAATGGATAATCAAAACCCTGTAGTTGACGCCCTTCGCGTCGTTCTCGCAGACAGTTACGCTGTCATGGCCCAAACTCATATTTGCCACTGGAATGTAAGGGGTCCGGGCTTTTTCGCACTGCACACCGCGTTCGAGGGGCAATACACCGAACTTTTCGCAGCGGTAGACGAAATCGCGGAGCGTATCCGGGCTCTGGGAGCGTTGGCTCCGGGCGGTCTAGCGAGCCTCGCTGGATTGGCGGGGACCTCGGAAATCGAGGAAGACGCAGATGCGGAGAGCATGGTGTCCCACTTGATCAGGATTAACGAAAAGCTAGTCGCGGATCTCAAGACTGCCAGAGATGCGGCGGGCGACGCCGGAGACAGTCCTACCGAGGACCTGATGATCGAGCGTATCCAGCTGCACGAAAAGACCATTTGGATGCTTCGCAGCTATCTCGGCAAGTAAGTCGTCGCAGCGAAACCCCGACCCCAGATCTGATGAATTCGAAAAAGAAAATTCTGGTAATAGGCGGCGTCGCGGCAGGAGCTTCTTTCGCCGCCCGTTGCCGACGTCTCGATGAAGAGGTGGAGATTATCGTCCTCGAGCGTGGACCCGATGTCTCGTTCGCGAACTGCGGTCTCCCTTATTATGTAGGCGGCGAGATATCGGACCGAGATGCGCTCGCTGTGCAGACCCCCCAGAGCCTGCAAGCGATGTTGAAGCTCGATGTTCGCACACGCAGTGAAGCTCGAAGCATCAATCTGGAAGCAAAGACCGTAGAAGTCGCCAATCTCGATAGTGGGGACACGGAGACAGTCTCTTACGACGCGCTCATGCTAGCGCCTGGAGCCAAGCCCATCGTGCCGCCGCTCCCGGGCATCGACGACCCTCGCATTCATACGCTGCGAAACCTGCAGGACATGGACCGCATCAAGGCCATGGTTTCCTCAGCCAAGCGGGCTGTCGTGGTGGGAGCTGGTTTCATTGGCCTCGAAA
This genomic interval from Pelagicoccus albus contains the following:
- a CDS encoding TRAP transporter TatT component family protein, translated to MMRGGPIFLLSLSFGLILSGCSVKKLAMNQLGDALSGGGDVFSSDNDPELVGDALPFSLKLMESVLAGTPEHTGLLTSLTSGFTQYAYGWVQLEADEIEDDDYDRAVELRERAIKLYERANAYGLRALEIEYPGFETGLRSDAHKILSKTKAQDVELLYWTALAWGGAISLSLDNMDLVGDLAYVEAIMERCLELDPDWEMGSIQTFFVTYEMSRMNGEGDPVENATRYYRRALELSDGQLAAIYVGYAESVAVETQDKELFLDLLNKALAIDVDENPSLRLNNLLYQRRAEWLLTRLDWLFL
- the dctP gene encoding TRAP transporter substrate-binding protein DctP produces the protein MTVFSKISRILALGAVAMAAFSIAPDVDARRQNLRLSTLVPKDSSFDKSLRKMGQEWKQETGGDVNLILFAGGVQGGETAMIDRMRVNQLQAALISGVGLSDIDPGVAGLQQIPMMFHTYEELEYVMEHLGPKLEERIRAKGFVVLSWVDSGWVKIFSKNELATPEDMKNGKLYTWAGDNRQTDLLKNMGFRPVPIDATEVTSSLQTGLVDIVPLPPFFALATQSYRPAPYMLDIRYTPIVGAIVVSEKAWDRIDEEDQESMMEIARRYGREMTLAGRAENEEAITVMKEKWGLQIRESDQEVTDAWEAASEEAYSLIRDNTVPADIFDEVVRLLEEYRAQQGSE
- a CDS encoding YebC/PmpR family DNA-binding transcriptional regulator, translated to MSGHSKWSTIKHKKGAADAKRGKIFSRISKDITLAAKNGGGDPDMNPKLRTVLLKARAENMPSDNIDRAIKKGTGELPGVVYEEFVYEGYAPNGVAVIVEVTTDNKNRAASEIRSTFTKRGGNLAGANAVAFMFNRCGQFLISKDQVDEEKLMDIALEAGAEDIKTEAEGYEVLAPITEYDSVSQALSEAGIEVESSELAYLPETLTPISDASDAKSIMNLIDALDDLDDVQNVFHSADFAEGILDEE
- the yidC gene encoding membrane protein insertase YidC — encoded protein: MDKKNTIIGISLLIVGTILMFKTSQQRQEQALQEQAAQQAAAEEAAQTIAADGTGPIPATQSDSSAAPAAPAIVSGHAQVETDGEKTGETIVSLENEYVEVRFTNFGGAIKEIVLKKDRKSLDSDEPYVMNHLRYSPALNLSTYLGDAKDVAFKQVPSLLPDSVTFRGVIADQLEVTRTYTISQEADGPAPFTISHDLEIRNLTDGALPLGELLVNIGTVAPSGMQDRLLQTFGYSNGEDVEFTKQSDFMGGGIPGFKKAPKDMEQVSDTVVWASVKNQFFITLITPEEPAAGYIARPVDFPNEIDEDAPKTGLTGDIKLPAMTLAAGESVTKHFDFYAGPKEHGRISQLGEGQEQAMQFGFFGFISKILLMIMNAVHSVVGNWGVAIILLTVIVRGTLLPITLMSMKSMRKMSKLQEPMKAMKEKFPDDQQKQQMMMMELYKLNKINPVAGCLPMLLQIPIFFALFYMLRSAAELRFADFLWISDLSKPDTVAVIPNMPILGDFALNILPFVWVATLAYQMWTMPTPSVDNAQAKMMKFMPFIFFPFTYTFSSGLVLYWTVSNVFTIGQQWLVKRGGDDFEVQLPPALKKAIEGGDQKKRRRKK
- the rnpA gene encoding ribonuclease P protein component; translated protein: MVRRFQLRPTSRLCRNADFLQIRSIGKPYRCQYFALFSRIRTPEVADVLCPRIGISAARRVGNSVTRNKIKRRFKELFRLHQHQIRSEADIVLSLRFPAGLANYQDLEQRFLHALKYRGLLKTSTNSKDAAEEEE
- the rpmH gene encoding 50S ribosomal protein L34; this encodes MRPTFRPHRLKRVRKIGFRARMATRGGRAVITARRKKGRARLSVA
- a CDS encoding glycoside hydrolase family 5 protein, which codes for MTKTATALLSAILLFTTACEQTETIDSDAETAPSTVSQLSVEGTQLVNEAGEAVVLRGVSYGWHNWWPRFYNKESVKWLADDWGVDVVRAAMGLHYDEPELTYNAEPEKAVEIISKVVDGAIESGIYVIIDFHSHHLELELAKTFFGDMAAKYGDQPNVIYEIYNEPIDDSWTELKAYAKEVIEVIREHDPDNIILVGNPHWDQDLHIVADDQIKGVSNIMYTLHYYAATHGDYLRERGDYALSKGAPIFISESAGMEASGDGPMDYEAWQIWQDWAEKNKLSWITWSVADKDETCSFLYPSASDTGPWEEKDLKESAKATRAILRKKAGLD
- a CDS encoding Tll0287-like domain-containing protein produces the protein MTRQKIALSTLALLAVSCSYSEPSEKELTEEAVGIVKQFAGTLKPILKQNMEASGPVATIEVCSQQAPAIAASLSESTGWTVHRVSLQPRNPAAKPDAWETEMLHQLAERQANNDGTDKLAVSSVVNGEFRFMKAQPVEQLCLKCHGTEIAPEVSEALKSFYPNDSGTGYSLGQIRGAVSLSKPIDSL
- a CDS encoding cytochrome-c peroxidase, which produces MKLNRLLIPALLLYAGFQAEASRPGEPIQPIAPPQEINLAKSELGKKLYFDPRLSKSGFISCNSCHNLSMGGTDNLKTSIGHGWAQGPINAPTVLNSSLNIAQFWDGRAADLKEQAGGPIANPSEMGFTHELAISTLEGIPGYVREFELVFGSPAVDIDKVTEAIAEFEKTLVTPNSPFDQWLLGDDDALSAKELAGYELFKLSGCIACHNGPAMGGNSFQKMGLVAPYETENAAEGLAGLTGIDADRFKFKVPTLRNVELTYPYFHDGEAETLAEAVDVMGRLQLGRTFSPEETEQIVAYLKSLTGDQPSFALPILPPSTDQTPRPNPFGN
- a CDS encoding ArsR/SmtB family transcription factor is translated as MTAAKTELFTDKQVELSKFARSLSHPARIAIVSLLQEFDQLTCNQIVERLPLAQATVSQHLKALREAGLVTGANCGTQVCYSLVPDQIRDFCREFRQMLGQS
- a CDS encoding Dps family protein, which encodes MDNQNPVVDALRVVLADSYAVMAQTHICHWNVRGPGFFALHTAFEGQYTELFAAVDEIAERIRALGALAPGGLASLAGLAGTSEIEEDADAESMVSHLIRINEKLVADLKTARDAAGDAGDSPTEDLMIERIQLHEKTIWMLRSYLGK